One genomic window of Solanum dulcamara chromosome 10, daSolDulc1.2, whole genome shotgun sequence includes the following:
- the LOC129871578 gene encoding bifunctional purple acid phosphatase 26-like has protein sequence MLLHLFFSLSVFLTLIDNGNAGVTSSFIRNEFPAIDIPLENEVFAVPKGYNAPQQVHITQGDYEGKAVIVSWVTPDKPGSSQVRYGLSEGKYDFTAKGSFTNYTFYDYKSGYIHKCFLNGLQYDTKYYYEIGNGDSARNFWFETPPKVDPDASYTFGIIGDLGQTYNSLSTLQHYMNSGAKSVLFVGDLSYADRYKYHDVGVRWDSWGRFVEPSTAYQPWIWNTGNHEIEYMPYMGEVTPFKSYLYRYPTPYQASNSTSPLWYSIRRSSAHIIVLSTYSPFVKYTPQWKWLREEFKNVDREKTPWLIVLMHVPIYNSNVAHFMEGESMRSVFEAWFVEHKVDVIFAGHVHAYERSYRISNIRYNISSGDPYPVPDKTAPVYITVGDGGNKEGLASRFRDPQPDYSAFRESSYGHSTLEIKNRTHAFYHWNRNDDGKKVKIDSFVLHNLYWGRNHHRIKLNKNRLRSIILNRASTAQL, from the exons ATGTTGCTTCATCTCTTCTTCTCGTTGTCCGTCTTTTTGACATTGATAGACAACGGGAATGCTGGTGTAACTAGTTCATTTATTCGTAACGAGTTTCCAGCTATCGATATCCCTCTTGAAAATGAAGTATTTGCAGTTCCTAAAGGTTACAATGCTCCACAGCAA GTGCATATAACACAGGGTGACTATGAAGGAAAGGCTGTAATAGTCTCATGGGTCACACCTGATAAACCGGGGTCTAGTCAAGTACGTTACGGATTATCTGAGGGAAAATATGATTTTACAGCTAAGGGATCATTCACAAACTACACATTCTACGACTACAAGTCTGGATATATACACAAGTGCTTTCTTAATGGACTTCAG TATGACACGAAGTATTACTATGAAATCGGAAATGGTGACTCTGCTCGAAACTTTTGGTTTGAAACTCCTCCAAAGGTTGATCCAGATGCTTCATACACATTTGGCATCATAG GTGATCTCGGACAAACATATAATTCTCTTTCAACTCTTCAGCATTACATGAATAGTGGAGCTAAGAGTGTCTTATTTGTGGGAGATCTATCTTACGCGGACAGATATAAGTATCATGATGTTGGAGTCCGTTGGGATTCATGGGGACGTTTTGTTGAACCAAGTACAGCATATCAACCGTGGATTTGGAATACCGGGAATCATGAGATAGAATATATGCCATATATG GGAGAAGTAACTCCGTTCAAGTCGTATCTGTACAGATATCCAACGCCATATCAAGCTTCAAACAGTACTAGCCCTCTTTGGTATTCCATCAGGAGGTCGTCTGCTCACATAATTGTGCTGTCAACCTATTCTCCTTTCG TAAAGTACACACCTCAATGGAAGTGGCTGAGAGAGGAATTTAAAAATGTGGACAGAGAGAAAACTCCTTGGCTTATAGTCCTTATGCATGTTCCTATCTACAATAGTAATGTAGCTCATTTCATGGAGGGAGAAAGTATGAGATCTGTCTTCGAAGCATGGTTTGTCGAACACAAAGTTGATGTGATCTTTGCTGGTCATGTCCACGCCTATGAACGATCA TATCGCATATCAAATATACGCTATAACATCTCGAGTGGTGATCCTTATCCCGTACCTGATAAAACAGCTCCAGTTTACATAACTGTTGGTGATGGAGGAAATAAAGAAGGTCTTGCTTCAAG ATTTAGAGATCCTCAACCAGATTACTCTGCTTTCCGCGAATCGAGCTATGGCCATTCTACGCTAGAGATTAAGAACAGAACACATGCATTCTACCATTGGAACAGAAATGACGATGGAAAGAAAGTTAAAATCGACTCGTTCGTGTTACACAATCTGTACTG